In Ostrea edulis chromosome 4, xbOstEdul1.1, whole genome shotgun sequence, a single window of DNA contains:
- the LOC125671843 gene encoding receptor of activated protein C kinase 1, producing the protein MAEQMTLRGTLQGHGGWVTQIATTPQYPDMVLSASRDKTLIMWKLTRDDANYGLPLRCLKGHGHFVSDVVMSSDGQFALSGSWDRTLRLWDLSAGTTTRLFCDHEKDVMSVAFSADNRQIVSGSRDKSIKLWNTLGVCKYTIQDEGHSDWASCVRFSPNTANPIIVSCGWDKMVKVWNLTNCKLKTNHIGHTGYLNCVTVSPDGSLCASGGKDGQAMLWDLNEGKHLYTLDGGDVINSLCFSPNRYWLCAATGPSIKIWDLEGKIVVDELRQEVLSTNSKAQAPQCISLAWSADGQTLFAGYTDNLIRVWQVSMAAR; encoded by the exons ATGGCAGAGCAGATGACTCTGAGAGGGACCCTTCAGGGTCACGGAGGATGGGTAACCCAGATTGCCACGACTCCTCAGTATCCAGACATGGTTTTGTCGGCATCTAGAG ATAAAACCCTTATTATGTGGAAATTGACAAGGGATGATGCTAACTATGGACTTCCACTTCGGTGCTTGAAAGGACATGGTCACTTTGTGTCTGATGTTGTCATGTCATCAGATGGTCAGTTCGCCTTGTCAGGCTCATGGGATAGGACATTGAGACTGTGGGACTTGAGTGC AGGAACTACCACTCGTCTTTTCTGTGATCACGAGAAAGATGTTATGAGTGTGGCGTTCTCTGCTGATAACAGACAGATTGTGTCAGGATCCAGGGATAAGAGCATCAAACTGTGGAACACTCTTGGAGTCTGTAAATACACAATCCAG GATGAAGGTCACTCTGACTGGGCATCATGTGTCAGATTCTCACCAAACACAGCCAATCCAATCATTGTGTCGTGTGGATGGGATAAAATGGTCAAG GTGTGGAACTTGACTAACTGCAAACTAAAGACCAACCACATCGGACACACCGGTTACCTGAACTGTGTCACAGTGTCCCCTGATGGCTCTCTGTGTGCCTCTGGTGGCAAG GATGGACAAGCCATGTTGTGGGATCTGAACGAAGGCAAGCACTTGTACACATTGGATGGAGGCGATGTCATCAATTCACTGTGCTTCAGCCCCAACAGATACTGGCTGTGTGCTGCCACAGGACCTAGCATCAAAATTTGG GATCTTGAAGGCAAGATTGTAGTAGATGAACTGAGACAAGAGGTCCTCTCCACCAATTCTAAGGCCCAGGCTCCACAGTGTATTTCTCTCGCTTGGTCCGCTGACGGACAGACTCTGTTTGCTGGCTACACTGACAACCTTATCCGTGTCTGGCAAGTTTCCATGGCAGCCAGATGA